The following proteins come from a genomic window of Methanocella conradii HZ254:
- a CDS encoding ABC transporter ATP-binding protein has protein sequence MIEASGLTKMYDGVHGIRDVSLRVGEGESLGLLGPNGAGKTTLVRTLIGLLRPDSGDATINGISVVREPDSVRKLIGYLPEAFGLYEDMTVYGLLDYTGRLYRMESGARKERIVSLLRRFGLYDSRRMKAGTLSKGMRQKVGFARALLNDPMVVFLDEPTSGLDPIAARSVEGLIMELKKEGKTIIITSHILPEAEKMCDSVAIIKSGRVAVSGNIREVMGRFAEPVVMVRLKRPEDAGRAASFLSSMFPQGVEALDDLVMIRAAEPEKAAMDANRALLEANMPVLEVRVEGASLDEAYFKVLEG, from the coding sequence ATGATTGAAGCCTCTGGATTGACGAAGATGTATGATGGCGTCCATGGTATCAGGGATGTCAGCTTGAGGGTTGGAGAAGGCGAATCGCTGGGCCTGCTGGGGCCGAATGGCGCCGGAAAGACTACATTGGTGAGGACGCTTATTGGCCTTTTAAGGCCGGACTCCGGGGATGCCACTATAAATGGCATAAGCGTCGTTAGAGAGCCGGATTCCGTGAGGAAGCTTATAGGGTATTTGCCCGAAGCTTTTGGGCTTTATGAGGATATGACGGTTTATGGCCTGCTGGATTATACGGGTAGGCTATACAGGATGGAAAGCGGCGCCCGGAAGGAGCGCATCGTATCGCTATTGAGGCGGTTTGGGCTTTATGATTCGAGGAGAATGAAGGCTGGCACTCTGTCGAAGGGCATGAGGCAGAAGGTGGGGTTTGCCCGTGCGCTGCTCAATGATCCTATGGTGGTTTTCCTGGATGAGCCAACGTCGGGGCTGGACCCGATAGCGGCCCGAAGCGTTGAAGGGCTTATAATGGAGCTTAAAAAAGAGGGTAAAACGATTATCATAACCTCGCATATATTGCCCGAGGCCGAGAAGATGTGCGACAGCGTGGCCATCATAAAGAGTGGCCGGGTGGCCGTATCAGGGAATATCAGGGAAGTTATGGGCAGGTTTGCCGAGCCCGTTGTAATGGTGAGGCTGAAGAGGCCTGAAGATGCGGGACGCGCCGCATCTTTTCTTTCGTCCATGTTTCCGCAGGGCGTGGAAGCCCTGGATGACCTGGTCATGATACGGGCGGCCGAGCCCGAGAAGGCGGCGATGGATGCCAACAGAGCACTTTTAGAGGCTAACATGCCCGTCCTGGAGGTCAGGGTAGAGGGCGCAAGCCTCGACGAGGCTTACTTCAAGGTGCTGGAGGGGTGA
- a CDS encoding ATP-binding protein: MLLKETLRKVAEIQLNEVNTLDQGAKRDILDSIDMKSPMAVIISGVRRCGKSTLLKQIMKKSKSFNYFNFEDERALSFDVSDFERLDEVFSELNPDASCYFFDEIQNVPEWERFVRRKLDEGKKFFITGSNSSLLSKELGTKLTGRHLTYELFPMSYGETLRLTGEQASLSSFSKYFYKGGFPGYIKYDNDMMLQQIFNDIVIKDVVVRYSLKDPVLVKNLAKYLMTNAGNEFSYNGLKKSFDVGTASTISNFVSYFEDSYLLFTIPKFSYSYKKQLMNPKKAYAIDHGLARANSVSFSADKGRILENIVFLQLRRLYPSIFYFREKNECDFIVQDKAGKMQAIQVCYRLDEDSLRREMKGLKEAMEATGIKKGTIVTFDQEDKFGDIEVMPAWKWLLNA, encoded by the coding sequence ATGCTTCTCAAGGAGACGCTCCGAAAGGTCGCGGAAATACAGCTCAACGAGGTCAACACGCTCGACCAGGGCGCCAAAAGGGACATCCTCGATTCAATCGACATGAAGTCTCCTATGGCAGTCATCATATCGGGCGTGAGAAGATGCGGAAAAAGCACTTTATTAAAGCAGATAATGAAAAAGAGCAAGAGCTTTAATTACTTTAATTTCGAGGATGAGCGTGCGCTAAGCTTTGACGTATCAGACTTTGAAAGGCTGGACGAGGTATTCTCAGAGCTAAACCCTGATGCATCCTGCTATTTTTTCGACGAGATCCAAAACGTTCCCGAATGGGAGCGGTTCGTCAGAAGAAAGCTCGACGAGGGCAAAAAATTTTTTATAACGGGCTCTAACTCATCGCTGTTGAGCAAGGAGCTAGGCACAAAGCTTACCGGCCGACATCTAACCTATGAGCTATTTCCCATGTCCTACGGGGAGACATTACGGCTTACCGGAGAGCAGGCATCCCTATCTTCCTTTAGTAAATACTTCTATAAAGGAGGGTTCCCCGGCTATATAAAATATGATAACGACATGATGCTCCAGCAAATCTTTAATGACATCGTCATTAAGGACGTTGTCGTTAGATATAGCTTGAAAGACCCGGTACTGGTTAAAAATCTGGCGAAATATCTAATGACAAACGCAGGAAATGAGTTCTCGTACAATGGCCTTAAAAAGTCCTTTGACGTGGGCACGGCGTCTACCATATCAAATTTTGTTTCCTACTTCGAGGACAGCTATTTACTATTTACCATCCCGAAGTTCTCGTATTCCTATAAGAAGCAGCTCATGAACCCGAAGAAGGCCTACGCAATAGACCATGGATTGGCCAGGGCGAACAGCGTATCCTTTTCAGCGGATAAAGGCAGGATACTTGAAAACATCGTATTCTTACAGCTAAGGCGGCTGTACCCCTCCATCTTTTATTTCAGGGAGAAGAACGAATGCGACTTCATCGTACAGGATAAGGCCGGCAAAATGCAGGCGATACAGGTATGCTATAGGCTAGATGAAGACTCGCTTCGGCGAGAGATGAAAGGCTTAAAAGAAGCCATGGAAGCGACGGGCATTAAGAAAGGGACGATAGTCACGTTTGACCAGGAGGATAAATTCGGCGATATCGAGGTAATGCCTGCCTGGAAATGGCTATTAAATGCGTAA
- a CDS encoding ABC transporter permease, whose product MASVIFEIARKEALSYYSRRSVIVQNIILLFAFSIIPIEQVGSVLASGGHRISSLSSTLDVLLLIAAFYPIMVANGISVLAFPYEKDQKTIEHLLSLPLSDKEIFLGKALAAVVTGWAGLALVYSIVIGYVLVVDGSSIVWDAPLVTPSLAVSIFVVAPMLVVLSTMALIAISSYIPNTRESYIINIILMGVMIGVGSMRLAINVDPLLFDLGLAAALAILAFMAYVVGIKAFSREKLISRI is encoded by the coding sequence ATGGCAAGCGTTATTTTTGAGATAGCCCGTAAAGAGGCGCTTTCGTATTATTCGAGGAGGAGCGTTATAGTCCAGAATATCATCTTGCTTTTCGCCTTTAGCATTATACCCATAGAGCAGGTCGGCTCTGTTCTGGCCTCGGGCGGGCACCGTATCAGTTCCCTCTCCTCGACCCTGGACGTATTATTGTTGATAGCCGCTTTTTACCCGATCATGGTGGCCAACGGCATATCCGTGCTTGCTTTCCCATATGAAAAGGATCAGAAGACCATTGAGCACCTGCTGTCGCTGCCTTTAAGCGATAAAGAGATTTTCCTGGGTAAAGCGCTTGCAGCCGTCGTCACCGGCTGGGCAGGGCTGGCGCTGGTCTACTCTATAGTCATAGGCTACGTGCTCGTCGTCGATGGGAGCAGCATCGTGTGGGACGCACCCCTTGTAACGCCTTCCCTTGCCGTGTCCATCTTCGTTGTCGCCCCCATGCTGGTCGTCCTTTCGACGATGGCGCTGATAGCCATCTCCAGCTACATACCCAATACCCGTGAATCGTACATCATCAATATTATTTTAATGGGCGTGATGATAGGTGTCGGAAGCATGAGGCTAGCCATAAATGTCGATCCCCTGCTGTTTGACCTGGGGCTTGCCGCCGCGCTTGCCATCCTCGCCTTCATGGCCTATGTAGTCGGCATTAAGGCCTTTAGCCGCGAAAAGCTGATATCCAGGATATGA
- a CDS encoding MFS transporter codes for MTDKRLVLLITCMTAFITPFLGSSVNIALPSINADFMVPDEALLNWVALGFLLSAAIFVVPFGRIADIIGRKTIFITGLSIVVISSILCSMSSSIHMLILSRAVEGFGSALIFGTSVAILTAAYPMKERGKALGINVALTYLGLSAGPVLGGFITHNIGWRYIYGGMAAYASLVALLALLVLKENERCAENAPFDAVGTALYGAMLFTFMMGLSMVPTIWGGLIIALSLAGMAAFFWWELRNPNPVLKVSVFRKNTVFLFSNLAALINYSATAAIAFLLSLYLHYIQGYDPQSAGLILVAQPIVQAIFSPLSGRLSDKVEPRIVASMGMGLCIIGLALFALLTPSTPLYQIIASLMFLGLGFALFSSPNTNAIMSSVDRCDYGVASGMVSTMRIIGQMLSQSIALLIFLMIMGHTEISRDQSGPLMASVQAAFLVFAGLCVIGLFASLMRGNLRSGATPVNALHQKQ; via the coding sequence ATGACCGATAAACGGCTGGTACTCCTCATAACCTGTATGACCGCATTCATAACGCCATTCCTGGGGTCATCGGTGAACATCGCGCTTCCTTCTATAAACGCGGACTTCATGGTGCCCGATGAGGCTTTGCTTAACTGGGTGGCGCTCGGCTTCCTCTTATCGGCGGCCATCTTCGTCGTGCCATTCGGGCGGATAGCTGACATCATTGGAAGAAAGACGATATTCATCACAGGGCTATCAATAGTGGTAATCTCATCAATACTGTGTAGCATGTCGAGCTCTATCCACATGCTCATCTTGTCACGGGCGGTCGAGGGCTTCGGCAGCGCTCTGATATTCGGCACCTCTGTGGCCATCCTCACGGCCGCTTACCCCATGAAGGAGCGCGGCAAGGCGCTCGGCATCAACGTCGCGTTAACGTATCTCGGGCTTTCGGCCGGCCCGGTGCTGGGCGGCTTCATCACGCACAACATCGGATGGAGATACATATATGGGGGTATGGCGGCGTATGCATCCCTCGTTGCTCTACTGGCGCTCCTGGTCCTAAAAGAGAACGAGCGGTGCGCCGAGAACGCGCCATTCGACGCCGTCGGCACGGCCCTTTATGGCGCGATGCTCTTCACTTTCATGATGGGATTATCGATGGTGCCGACAATATGGGGCGGGCTTATAATCGCGTTAAGCTTAGCGGGAATGGCGGCGTTCTTCTGGTGGGAGCTCAGGAACCCGAACCCAGTCTTAAAGGTCAGCGTATTCAGGAAGAATACGGTCTTTTTGTTTTCGAACCTGGCAGCGCTCATAAACTATAGCGCTACCGCGGCCATTGCATTCTTATTAAGCCTCTACTTACACTACATACAGGGCTACGATCCCCAGTCTGCCGGCCTCATCCTGGTAGCTCAGCCCATCGTGCAGGCAATATTTTCGCCTTTATCGGGGAGGCTCTCCGATAAGGTGGAGCCAAGGATTGTCGCCTCTATGGGCATGGGCTTATGTATTATAGGGCTGGCGCTATTCGCGCTCCTTACGCCTTCCACCCCACTATACCAGATCATCGCAAGCCTGATGTTTTTAGGCCTGGGATTCGCCCTCTTCTCATCGCCAAACACGAACGCCATAATGAGCTCGGTGGACAGGTGTGACTATGGCGTGGCCTCCGGCATGGTAAGCACGATGCGCATCATCGGGCAGATGCTTAGCCAGAGCATCGCATTGCTCATCTTTTTAATGATAATGGGCCATACTGAAATCTCACGGGATCAGTCCGGGCCTCTTATGGCCAGCGTTCAGGCCGCCTTCCTCGTTTTTGCCGGGCTATGCGTCATCGGGCTGTTCGCTTCGCTTATGAGGGGTAACCTTAGAAGCGGTGCCACCCCCGTTAACGCTTTGCACCAGAAACAATAG